The sequence ATTTGCAATAATTTCACATAGCCGGTACCGACAATGTTTAACCAATCAATCGTTCCCGTTGTCACCTCAGATTCCGTTCCGTAGATCAGGTGAAGTATAAATCCGAATAAAAGTCCTAATCCTAAACCAGCAAAGACCCGTTTAGAAAAGGAAACATGCTTTTTCTGCATCCGAAAAAGGACAAATAGCAAAATAAGAAATACGAATAAGTTCGCAATGATAAGAAATGGATCCATCTTATCCCTCCTCTTTTTAATTATTATTCTAATATATGATCAAAATATTAGCCCAATAATTCCTACCCGTCAAGTAAGTTTTTATAAAACTTGGTTTCCTTACCTTTTTTCACCAATTAGTCAATTTTACATTGTTATTCTCAAAAACCTTTCCAATCTACTAAATCCGATTAAACAACTCATAATTATTGACTAACCGCTTTTACTCTTTTAAAATAGTTCCTATCAAAACTTGACTGACTCATCAATCAGGAGCAAAAAGAAACGTCCAGAAAGGGTGAAAAATGATTACAGACGATAAAATTCAGGATACGAAAGAACAAATTCTTAACACGGCTCTTCAACTTTTTGCAGAGCGTGGATATCATAAGACGAAAGTTTCCGACATTGTGAAGGCGGTCGGCGTCGCACAAGGGACCTTTTACTGGCATTTCAAAAGCAAAGAGATGATTGCGTTAGAGGTGATCAAAAACGGCCAGGAGAAATTGCTCCAATTTATTGCGCAAGGCTACCGTCAAGAAGACGGAACCGTTGAAGATGCGGTTGCAGCATCAAAAAAATTATTTGAGGACTTCTTTACTTTTTCAAAAAATAATAAAGCCTTAATGATCCTGCTTTTTAAAGGAATTGAAACGGAGGAATCTGTACATAATGCGATTTTGGAAACTCGTCAAAAGCTAGAAGAAGCGTTTCAACAAAACATTAACCGAGCGAGAGAGCTTGGAATTCTGCCAAAAATAGACCCAAATTTAAAATCAGCTTTATTAATGAGTTTGATTGAGGGAATGCTAATGAGGTGGCTATTCAGTTCAGCGTCAATTCATCATCATTTAAAACATAAATCAGCGAAAGAGTTGGCCCAAGACGTTGTGACCTTTGAGTTTTTCGGCCTGCTTGGAAAAGGAGACAATTAGCATGAAGAAAAGAAAGTTATTTTTTATCGCAGTCATAACGATGATCTTTACTTTAGTATTAAGTGCCTGTGGTGGAGCGGCCAACGAAGGGACGGACAAAGCCGATCAAGAAACAAGCTTGCTACAGGAAATTAAAGACCGTGGCGTGATGAAGGTTGGGGTTATGGGAACGTATCAACCGTACAACTTTTTAAATGAAAATAAAGAAATGGACGGCTTTGATGTCGATATTGCCAAGGAAGTAGCGAAACGTCTTGGCGTTGAAGCGGAGTTTGTGGCCCAAGAATTCTCCGGAATGATTGCCGGTTTGCAGGCGGAAAAGTTTGATGTTGTTATTAGCCAAATGACGATTACCAATGAACGGAAAGAACAAATGGATTTTTCAAATCCGTATATTACGAATAACGTAAAAATTATTGTTCAAGATGACAATAACACGATTACGAAATTAGAAGATTTTAAAGGGAAAAATATTGGGGTTGCACTCGGAACGAACGACGAAACATATTTGCGTACAGTTGCTCTCCCTGAAGTCGGCGATTTCAACATTCGTACGTACGATGACGTAGTTACAACGCTTAAAGATTTAGACGCTGGCCGAATTGATGCAACGATTAATAACATGTATGCACTGAAACCGGTTGTGGAAAAGCAAGGGTTTAAAATAAAAGCAGTTGGCGAACCGATC is a genomic window of Niallia sp. XMNu-256 containing:
- a CDS encoding TetR/AcrR family transcriptional regulator, which produces MITDDKIQDTKEQILNTALQLFAERGYHKTKVSDIVKAVGVAQGTFYWHFKSKEMIALEVIKNGQEKLLQFIAQGYRQEDGTVEDAVAASKKLFEDFFTFSKNNKALMILLFKGIETEESVHNAILETRQKLEEAFQQNINRARELGILPKIDPNLKSALLMSLIEGMLMRWLFSSASIHHHLKHKSAKELAQDVVTFEFFGLLGKGDN
- a CDS encoding transporter substrate-binding domain-containing protein; protein product: MKKRKLFFIAVITMIFTLVLSACGGAANEGTDKADQETSLLQEIKDRGVMKVGVMGTYQPYNFLNENKEMDGFDVDIAKEVAKRLGVEAEFVAQEFSGMIAGLQAEKFDVVISQMTITNERKEQMDFSNPYITNNVKIIVQDDNNTITKLEDFKGKNIGVALGTNDETYLRTVALPEVGDFNIRTYDDVVTTLKDLDAGRIDATINNMYALKPVVEKQGFKIKAVGEPIKSDRAGIATRKGNEEFITEVNRVLDEMKADGTHAEIHKKWFGEEPQE